From one Lycium barbarum isolate Lr01 chromosome 6, ASM1917538v2, whole genome shotgun sequence genomic stretch:
- the LOC132645832 gene encoding uncharacterized protein LOC132645832, producing the protein MDTEVDHYAVLDLPSGEEGAKLSEKDISKAYKKKALELHPDKRLDDPNAHLNFQKLKTSYEILKDEKARKLFDDLLRVKREKIQRQSQQDSKRRKMMSDLDARERAAFSPDASVLAREEEERIARKLKEEIARIRAMHSRKVSTATDPSQKEAHVSTKETTEGKGSSVDKEKVLKVSWEKIGADYTSERLRELFSEFGEVEDVVIKSSKKKGSALVVMSSKDAAKASCGNVLGDLSNPLLIVPLQPVQPPIPSPFFNAETNGEPEGPSLSNLVGAGYQKFEDSVLEKMRKAAQRKK; encoded by the exons ATGGATACTGAAGTTGATCATTATGCTGTTTTGGATTTACCCTCGGGTGAGGAAGGGGCCAAACTTTCTGAAAAAGACATATCTAAAGCctataaaaagaaagcattagaGTTGCATCCAGACAAGAGGCTTGATGATCCAAATGCTCACTTGAACTTTCAAAAGCTAAAAACTTCATACGAGATTCTCAAGGATGAGAAAGCTAGGAAGTTATTTGATGATCTACTTCGCGTGAAGCGTGAGAAGATCCAACGGCAATCACAGCAAGATTCAAAGCGTAGAAAGATGATGTCAGATCTCGATGCAAGAGAGCGTGCTGCTTTTTCACCTGATGCCAGCGTTCTAGCTCGAGAAGAGGAGGAACGAATTGCTAGAAAACTTAAAGAGGAGATTGCTCGAATTCGTGCAATGCATTCAAGGAAAGTTTCTACTGCTACAGATCCTTCACAGAAAGAGGCACATGTAAGTACTAAGGAGACTACAGAAGGCAAGGGGAGTAGTGTAGACAAGGAAAAAGTGCTTAAGGTATCTTGGGAGAAGATCGGTGCAGATTATACTTCCGAAAGACTGAGAGAGTTGTTTAGTGAGTTTGGTGAGGTTGAAGATGTAGTAATCAAGAGTTCTAAGAAGAAAGGCTCAGCTCTTGTTGTCATGTCATCTAAGGACGCAGCG aaAGCTTCTTGTGGAAATGTCTTGGGGGATCTATCAAATCCTCTCTTAATTGTGCCTCTCCAACCAGTCCAACCTCCAATACCATCTCCATTTTTTAACGCTGAGACAAATGGGGAACCTGAGGGCCCAAGTTTGAGTAATCTTGTAGGTGCTGGATACCAGAAATTTGAAGACTCAGTATTAGAAAAAATGAGAAAG